From one Gemmatimonadaceae bacterium genomic stretch:
- a CDS encoding ABC transporter ATP-binding protein encodes MTALVSFDNATLGYGRRVILSKLTFSIPEGDFLGIVGPNGSGKTTILRAILKSLNPIGGTVTHAPGLRYGYVPQRDQVDYNFPLKVQDVVMMGRYDRVGLGRRPGRKDRDLAHAALEHVGILELAEQPLNALSGGQKQRTLIARALVGDPNVLILDEPTNGMDLVSTTQILGLVRQLHERDGLTVLMVSHALNEVANYVERIALVMNGGFRIGTVGEIMSSSVLSDMYGIPVDVDCVNGHRIVVARREPLAPEAPPPGASPPRADMAVSAAID; translated from the coding sequence GTGACGGCCCTAGTGTCGTTCGACAACGCGACATTAGGCTACGGGCGTCGCGTCATCCTTTCGAAGCTGACATTTTCGATTCCCGAGGGTGATTTTCTCGGGATCGTCGGGCCGAACGGCTCCGGCAAGACAACAATCCTGCGTGCGATCCTGAAATCGCTGAACCCCATTGGCGGCACCGTAACCCACGCGCCGGGATTGCGCTACGGATACGTCCCCCAGAGGGATCAGGTGGACTATAACTTTCCACTCAAAGTGCAGGACGTTGTCATGATGGGCCGCTACGACCGAGTCGGACTTGGCAGAAGGCCCGGCCGAAAGGATCGTGACCTTGCTCACGCGGCGCTGGAACACGTGGGGATTCTGGAGCTCGCCGAACAACCCTTGAACGCGCTTTCGGGAGGACAGAAACAGCGCACGCTCATCGCGCGGGCGCTGGTAGGCGATCCCAATGTTCTCATTCTGGACGAGCCAACCAACGGCATGGACCTCGTTTCCACTACGCAGATCCTCGGACTTGTCCGACAGCTCCACGAACGCGACGGACTGACGGTGCTGATGGTGAGTCACGCCTTGAATGAAGTGGCGAACTACGTCGAGCGGATAGCGCTGGTGATGAACGGTGGGTTCAGAATTGGTACGGTAGGCGAGATCATGTCGTCATCAGTGCTGAGCGACATGTATGGTATTCCGGTGGACGTAGACTGCGTGAACGGCCACCGCATCGTTGTCGCCAGGCGCGAGCCACTGGCGCCGGAAGCTCCACCTCCGGGCGCGTCTCCGCCTCGAGCGGATATGGCGGTGAGCGCAGCAATTGATTGA
- a CDS encoding peptidoglycan DD-metalloendopeptidase family protein: MESPTPNLKSGALVLGMMLFAGAALAAQESGDARIRTQQQELARIKRERDELQRRMKGLQTRAHDISEEVDNINRQHNATVRVVRSLDQQLTTLNGEVENTTANLVRAQDEVQLKRAVLQKRLVEIYKRGPLFTFEVMLSAKTFGDLVARYKYLHILAQRDRAVVRRVDQLRTMIIGQRRQLISLQSGVAQNRGEKSREAERLEILETSRERSLVRVRQDAKKAKGRLAQLARSEARLNSVIASFEAARRRAASRPNARPSAPSTIRTSDLGRLDWPLEGSIIYRFGRVVNANNTTTRWNGIGIAAGTGTEVKSVSSGEVVLADVMGTYGNTVILEHGGGDYSVYGSLNRMAVSKGARIAKGQILGTIGANDPSLPPHLHFEIRRGGPAVDPLTWLRGSR; this comes from the coding sequence ATGGAGTCACCTACGCCGAATCTGAAATCCGGCGCGCTCGTTCTCGGCATGATGTTATTCGCCGGAGCGGCGCTGGCGGCTCAAGAGTCGGGTGATGCCAGAATCCGGACTCAGCAACAGGAGCTTGCGCGCATCAAGCGGGAGCGCGACGAGCTGCAGCGCCGGATGAAGGGTCTTCAGACGAGAGCCCACGATATCTCGGAAGAGGTGGATAACATCAATCGGCAGCACAATGCCACCGTGCGAGTCGTCCGTTCCCTCGATCAGCAGCTCACCACTCTGAATGGGGAAGTGGAGAATACGACGGCGAACCTTGTTCGCGCGCAGGACGAGGTTCAGCTCAAGCGTGCCGTGCTCCAGAAACGCCTCGTGGAGATCTACAAACGCGGACCGCTTTTTACATTCGAGGTGATGCTCTCGGCGAAAACGTTTGGCGATCTCGTGGCGCGGTACAAGTATCTGCATATCCTGGCACAACGCGATCGCGCGGTGGTGCGCCGAGTCGATCAGCTGAGAACGATGATCATCGGACAGCGCCGCCAGCTCATTTCACTTCAGAGTGGAGTCGCGCAGAACCGGGGCGAAAAATCACGTGAGGCCGAGCGTCTCGAAATATTGGAAACCTCACGCGAAAGAAGCCTCGTGCGCGTTAGGCAGGATGCGAAAAAAGCCAAGGGCCGCCTCGCCCAACTCGCGCGCAGCGAGGCCCGACTGAATAGTGTTATCGCCAGCTTCGAGGCGGCGCGCCGACGCGCGGCATCGCGCCCGAATGCCAGGCCATCGGCTCCAAGCACCATCCGAACCAGTGATCTGGGTCGTCTCGACTGGCCGCTCGAAGGCTCGATCATCTATCGATTTGGGAGAGTCGTCAATGCGAACAACACGACAACGCGGTGGAATGGAATCGGCATCGCCGCGGGCACGGGCACGGAAGTAAAATCCGTTTCGAGTGGGGAGGTAGTGCTTGCCGATGTCATGGGAACATACGGGAACACGGTCATCCTCGAGCATGGCGGGGGCGATTACTCCGTTTACGGCTCGCTCAACCGGATGGCGGTCAGCAAGGGAGCACGCATTGCCAAGGGGCAGATTCTCGGAACGATAGGCGCCAATGATCCGTCTCTCCCGCCACATCTGCACTTCGAAATCCGGCGCGGGGGACCGGCGGTCGATCCGCTTACCTGGTTGCGTGGCTCGCGCTAG
- a CDS encoding metal ABC transporter substrate-binding protein: MKRQFFMRGWLVAVLAIAITGNTASAQLKVVTSTSDLAEIASEVGGRMVTTRHVSEGYQDPHFVEAKPSFVLQLRNADVWAFVGLGLEVGWMPLLLDGARNPKIRPGSVGYVDVSSAVPLLDVPAGDVDRSQGDVHALGNPHYWLHPENGRRIARLFQKRFSDLDPKNAAAYSANTRAFEGKLDAAQRTWKPALAIIAGKPVVAWHTSWRYFAQFTRMNIVGFIEPKPGVPPSPSHIAGLIQTIKRTGAKAIIMEPFYDRKTADFVARKTGIKVLMLPPSVGGAKGINDYVQLLSSDIQQVAAAVR; this comes from the coding sequence ATGAAAAGACAATTTTTCATGCGCGGATGGCTGGTCGCCGTGTTGGCGATCGCTATCACCGGTAATACCGCAAGCGCCCAGCTGAAGGTTGTAACCAGCACCTCTGACCTTGCGGAAATCGCCTCGGAAGTAGGCGGAAGAATGGTCACGACACGCCATGTCAGCGAGGGATACCAGGACCCGCATTTCGTTGAAGCGAAGCCGAGCTTCGTTCTCCAGCTTCGGAATGCCGATGTGTGGGCGTTCGTCGGCCTCGGCCTTGAAGTTGGATGGATGCCACTCCTGCTCGACGGCGCGCGCAATCCGAAGATCCGGCCTGGCTCTGTCGGATATGTAGATGTGTCTTCGGCTGTCCCCCTGCTGGATGTGCCTGCAGGAGACGTCGACCGAAGTCAGGGCGACGTTCACGCACTTGGCAATCCGCATTACTGGCTTCACCCCGAAAACGGGCGGCGCATTGCACGCCTGTTCCAGAAGCGATTCAGCGACTTGGATCCGAAGAACGCGGCGGCGTACTCCGCCAACACGCGCGCTTTCGAAGGTAAGCTCGACGCCGCCCAGCGTACCTGGAAACCGGCTCTCGCTATTATCGCGGGAAAGCCAGTCGTCGCGTGGCACACGAGCTGGAGGTACTTCGCCCAGTTCACCCGCATGAACATCGTCGGGTTCATCGAGCCAAAGCCTGGCGTTCCACCTTCGCCGTCGCACATTGCCGGCCTGATCCAGACCATCAAGCGCACGGGAGCAAAGGCGATCATCATGGAGCCGTTCTACGACCGGAAGACCGCTGATTTCGTCGCCCGCAAAACCGGCATCAAAGTGCTGATGCTGCCCCCCTCGGTCGGCGGAGCGAAAGGCATCAACGACTACGTACAGCTCCTCAGCTCGGACATTCAGCAGGTGGCGGCGGCAGTCCGGTGA
- a CDS encoding deoxyribonuclease IV, with translation MIRLSRHICTSKSGAGDRRSIRLPGCVARARKAGSRAGRTSKADDPTAAAAPLGAHISIAGGTRLAPPRASAVGATAMQVFTKMANRWAERDCEPGECTDFVAALAETLVAETCAHDSYLINLASPDPLLRAKSLDSFAAELNRCEALKLNYLVSHPGNFMDDRASGIARNAEAIGVALERVPGQTIVLLETTAGSGTALGASFEEMAEIIEAVPAQYRSRVGVCVDTCHIFAAGYDISNDYDAVWTRFSNVVGYERLRMMHLNDSKTPLGSRRDRHELIAEGAIGESAFRRIMNDAHLARIAKVIETPKVEPDVTDRAMLERLRGYVET, from the coding sequence ATGATCCGTCTCTCCCGCCACATCTGCACTTCGAAATCCGGCGCGGGGGACCGGCGGTCGATCCGCTTACCTGGTTGCGTGGCTCGCGCTAGAAAAGCCGGTAGCAGAGCGGGGCGCACCTCAAAGGCAGACGATCCCACGGCCGCGGCGGCACCACTTGGCGCTCACATATCCATCGCTGGAGGAACCCGCCTCGCACCTCCGCGAGCTAGCGCCGTTGGCGCCACCGCGATGCAGGTTTTCACCAAGATGGCAAATCGCTGGGCCGAGCGGGACTGTGAGCCCGGTGAGTGCACGGACTTCGTCGCTGCGCTCGCCGAGACCCTGGTTGCCGAAACGTGCGCTCACGACAGCTATCTGATCAACCTTGCATCACCGGACCCCCTCCTTCGCGCGAAATCGCTGGATTCCTTCGCCGCCGAGCTGAATCGATGCGAAGCGCTCAAGCTCAACTATCTCGTTTCTCATCCCGGTAATTTCATGGACGATCGTGCGAGCGGAATCGCGCGGAACGCCGAGGCAATCGGGGTTGCCCTCGAGCGGGTGCCGGGGCAGACGATCGTACTACTTGAAACCACCGCTGGGAGCGGCACCGCTCTCGGCGCCAGTTTCGAGGAGATGGCGGAAATCATCGAAGCGGTCCCGGCCCAGTACCGGTCACGAGTGGGTGTCTGCGTGGACACCTGCCACATCTTTGCCGCCGGGTACGACATCAGCAACGATTACGACGCCGTATGGACCCGATTCAGCAATGTCGTCGGCTACGAGCGACTCCGGATGATGCATCTCAACGACTCGAAGACTCCACTGGGCTCGCGGCGCGATCGGCACGAATTGATTGCAGAGGGAGCCATTGGAGAATCGGCCTTCCGTCGAATCATGAACGACGCGCATCTGGCGCGCATCGCCAAGGTCATCGAAACTCCGAAGGTCGAGCCCGATGTCACCGACCGTGCAATGCTCGAGCGATTGCGCGGGTATGTCGAAACCTGA
- a CDS encoding metal ABC transporter permease, with protein MIDTVLLFRESLYGTLVIAAACSVLGVYVVLRRIVFVGAALAELSSAGIALALWLAGQGFAMGLTTHPIAVSLMVTLAGVLFFGSGSGRGRIPPDATIGVTYAVAGAAGILLISKAAAGEAHDLFLHGNILGITRGDTIVLLAVAIPVLLAHIIFYKEFLFVSFDRETASTLGFRAGFWNLFLYLTLGLVIAFAMQFAGVMLVFNFLVLPAVTGLLVSRTMGGTFFWSVMSALLAGVLGFTLSVPFDLPSGPAIIAVSGALALVGFFVRLAQRR; from the coding sequence TTGATTGACACCGTTCTGCTCTTTCGGGAATCGCTCTACGGGACCCTGGTGATTGCGGCAGCATGCAGCGTGCTCGGTGTGTATGTCGTTCTTCGGCGCATTGTGTTTGTCGGTGCCGCGCTCGCCGAGCTTTCGTCTGCCGGCATTGCCCTCGCGCTCTGGCTGGCCGGCCAGGGCTTCGCCATGGGCCTCACCACGCATCCAATCGCGGTTTCGCTGATGGTCACACTCGCGGGAGTACTGTTCTTCGGTTCCGGCAGCGGACGCGGGCGCATTCCGCCCGATGCAACGATCGGCGTCACATACGCTGTGGCGGGCGCCGCCGGCATCCTGCTTATCTCCAAGGCCGCCGCGGGGGAGGCGCATGACTTGTTCCTCCATGGCAACATCCTGGGGATAACCCGTGGGGACACGATTGTGCTGCTGGCTGTCGCCATTCCAGTTCTGCTCGCGCACATAATTTTCTATAAGGAGTTTCTTTTCGTTTCTTTTGATCGCGAGACCGCTAGCACTCTGGGCTTCCGCGCCGGATTCTGGAATCTGTTCCTGTACCTCACGCTCGGCCTGGTGATTGCGTTCGCGATGCAGTTTGCCGGCGTGATGCTCGTATTCAATTTCCTCGTGTTGCCGGCGGTCACGGGGTTGCTCGTTTCACGAACCATGGGCGGGACGTTTTTCTGGTCAGTTATGTCGGCGTTGCTTGCGGGCGTTCTCGGCTTCACGTTATCCGTCCCGTTCGACCTGCCGTCCGGACCGGCCATTATCGCCGTT